A window of Dromiciops gliroides isolate mDroGli1 chromosome X, mDroGli1.pri, whole genome shotgun sequence contains these coding sequences:
- the LOC122733642 gene encoding glycerol kinase-like, translating to MATAKKTVLGPLVGATDQGATSTRFLVFDSKRAELLSRYQAELERKFAKEGWAEQDAREILQSVYECMETSCERFGPLNMDFSTVRAIGVNSQRDAVVIRDRFAGEPPCNAFVWLDRGTQARVDFLSRRIPGGTHFVTSKPGLPLSTYFGAVKLPWLLENVRKIKQAVEEERAFLGTTDSWLIWNLTGGVHHTNVTSASRTTVFNVHSLQGEAELCQIFEVPMDVLADVRRSSEIYRVMQSGPRRGVALSGCQRDQPAAPMGQMCFQDGQAPNTYGSGCCSLCNTGPKRVFSNRGLPTTPIYKLGGDNPAYYALEGSAVIAGAVVHWLKDNRGILEEIEGLDEEAGTSCDCYFVPAFSGLYAPYWEPSLRGIIGGIMQFANKQHVAFAALEVVCFQIREILDAINQDRRMPLTYFPADGRMTNKILTRLQANILYIPVEKPSMSETTALRGAAEGGSDWSLEPEDLSDDIMEQFEPQINAGESQIPYAAWKKAAVKKSTGWKKSSQSLLTGDPNIFYSVPLGYFIASSIGMLIGAGSISRVP from the coding sequence ATGGCGACTGCCAAGAAAACCGTCCTGGGGCCCTTGGTGGGCGCCACTGACCAAGGGGCCACTTCCACTCGCTTTCTTGTGTTTGATTCCAAAAGGGCCGAACTCCTGAGTCGTTACCAAGCAGAGCTGGAGAGGAAGTTCGCCAAGGAGGGCTGGGCAGAACAAGATGCCAGGGAGATCCTGCAGTCCGTTTACGAGTGTATGGAGACAAGCTGTGAGAGGTTTGGCCCGCTGAACATGGACTTCTCTACCGTCAGAGCCATCGGGGTGAACAGCCAGAGGGACGCGGTTGTCATCCGGGACAGGTTTGCCGGAGAGCCTCCCTGCAATGCCTTCGTGTGGCTGGATCGCGGAACCCAGGCAAGAGTTGACTTTCTTAGTAGGAGAATCCCTGGCGGGACCCACTTTGTCACTTCAAAGCCTGGTCTGCCTCTGAGCACCTACTTTGGTGCTGTGAAGCTCCCCTGGCTCCTGGAGAATGTGAGAAAGATCAAACAGGCTGTCGAGGAAGAAAGAGCCTTTTTGGGGACCACTGACTCTTGGCTGATCTGGAATCTGACTGGAGGCGTCCACCATACAAACGTAACCAGTGCCAGCAGAACCACGGTCTTCAATGTGCACTCGCTACAGGGGGAGGCAGAGCTGTGCCAGATTTTTGAGGTTCCTATGGATGTGCTTGCGGATGTCCGCCGTTCTTCCGAGATCTACAGAGTGATGCAGTCTGGACCTAGGAGAGGTGTGGCCTTATCTGGATGCCAGCGAGATCAACCTGCCGCTCCGATGGGACAAATGTGTTTCCAAGATGGGCAAGCCCCAAATACCTATGGAAGCGGCTGCTGCTCACTGTGCAATACGGGTCCAAAACGTGTATTCTCCAACCGCGGCCTTCCCACCACCCCAATTTACAAGCTGGGCGGAGACAATCCAGCATACTATGCACTGGAAGGCTCTGCTGTCATTGCCGGGGCTGTTGTTCACTGGCTAAAAGACAATCGTGGCATTCTAGAAGAAATTGAAGGACTGGATGAAGAGGCAGGAACATCTTGTGACTGTTACTTTGTTCCGGCATTCTCAGGTTTATATGCACCCTATTGGGAACCAAGCCTAAGAGGTATTATTGGTGGGATTATGCAGTTCGCAAATAAACAACATGTTGCTTTTGCTGCATTAGAGGTAGTATGTTTCCAAATCCGTGAAATACTAGATGCCATAAATCAAGACCGCAGAATGCCACTCACCTATTTTCCAGCAGATGGACGAATGACCAACAAAATTCTAACGCGGCTTCAAGCAAATATTCTTTATATTCCAGTAGAGAAGCCTTCCATGTCTGAAACAACTGCACTGCGTGGGGCTGCAGAAGGAGGTAGTGATTGGAGTCTAGAACCTGAAGATCTATCAGATGATATCATGGAGCAGTTTGAGCCCCAGATAAATGCCGGAGAAAGTCAAATTCCGTATGCAGCTTGGAAGAAAGCTGCCGTGAAGAAATCAACTGGCTGGAAGAAATCATCTCAGTCCCTTCTAACTGGTGATCCTAATATCTTCTATAGTGTGCCATTGGGCTATTTTATAGCATCTAGCATAGGGATGTTAATTGGAGCAGGGTCCATCTCAAGAGTTCCATAA